One window of bacterium genomic DNA carries:
- a CDS encoding DUF933 domain-containing protein, with product MKVAIVGLSSSGKTTLFNALTSLKAKGRNIGVVKILDERIDCLHSLYPEKKKVSSEIEFIDTHPIKSGTKILDSANIDAIAIVIRCFEEPIEPIREIKTILQEFILSDLLIAEKRITSLAPKGRKMTQEEERERVLIERCKDSLSKEIPIRRIGLTDDEKRHLSSYQFLSEKPIVIVGNIDEEGKDKELKEYARINNEQCVILNAKFEMEISELEENERPLFLNELGIKELGIPILIKTIYTTLGLISFFTIGKDEVRLWPIKNGTNALKAAGKIHSDIERGFIRASVVSYKDFLENQGSLAHLKEKGLIMLEGKDYIVCDGDIVEFKFNV from the coding sequence ATGAAAGTCGCCATTGTTGGTCTTTCCTCATCTGGTAAAACAACCCTGTTTAATGCCCTGACATCCTTAAAGGCAAAGGGAAGGAATATCGGCGTGGTCAAAATTTTAGACGAAAGGATTGATTGTCTTCATAGTCTATATCCCGAGAAAAAAAAGGTTTCCTCTGAGATTGAATTTATAGATACCCATCCCATTAAAAGTGGAACAAAAATTCTTGATTCCGCTAACATAGATGCAATAGCTATTGTTATAAGATGCTTTGAAGAACCAATAGAACCAATAAGAGAGATAAAGACAATATTACAAGAATTTATCCTTTCAGACCTTTTAATAGCAGAGAAAAGGATAACAAGTTTAGCTCCTAAGGGAAGAAAGATGACACAAGAAGAGGAAAGAGAAAGGGTTCTTATTGAAAGGTGTAAAGATAGCCTTTCTAAGGAAATTCCTATTAGAAGAATTGGGTTAACAGACGATGAAAAAAGGCATCTTTCCTCCTATCAATTCTTAAGCGAAAAACCCATTGTTATTGTAGGTAATATAGATGAAGAAGGAAAAGATAAGGAATTAAAGGAGTATGCGAGAATAAATAATGAACAATGTGTTATTCTTAACGCCAAGTTTGAAATGGAAATATCTGAATTAGAAGAAAATGAAAGACCCTTATTTCTCAATGAACTAGGGATTAAAGAATTAGGCATACCCATTTTAATAAAAACAATCTATACAACCCTTGGTTTAATCTCCTTTTTTACTATTGGAAAGGATGAGGTAAGGCTATGGCCCATTAAAAATGGAACAAATGCTTTAAAAGCAGCAGGCAAGATTCATTCAGACATAGAAAGGGGGTTTATCAGGGCATCGGTTGTTTCTTACAAAGATTTTCTTGAAAATCAAGGCTCTCTAGCTCATCTAAAGGAAAAAGGTCTTATTATGTTAGAGGGAAAGGATTACATAGTATGTGATGGTGATATTGTTGAGTTTAAGTTTAATGTATGA